From one Malus sylvestris chromosome 1, drMalSylv7.2, whole genome shotgun sequence genomic stretch:
- the LOC126616489 gene encoding protein DETOXIFICATION 35-like isoform X2 codes for MEEPLLDTAAGGTTEYSNKQLMYEGESEDYAPVRSFGELRQMFWIETVKLWQIGGSAVITIMCMYGTNSVIVLFAGHLGTIELSAISISLSVISTFTYGFMLGMGSALETLCGQAFGAGQVHMLGIYMQRSCIILFVTSFLLLPIYIFATPVLKWLGQEDDIANEAGKFTLQIIPQLFSLAINFPAQKFLQAQRKVKVLAWIAVLALLIHIGMLALFIYVFDWGTSGAAVSFNITRWGISIAQVVYIMGWCKEGWTGFSWLAFNEIWAFVRLSLASAVMLCLEIWYMMSILLLTGGLSDAVIAVDSLSICMNINGWETMLFVGINAAISVRVSNELGLRRPRTVKYAVYVTVSQSLLLGLLFMIIILITKDDFAVIFTSDKELQQAVAKLAYLLGITMVLNSVQPVISGVAIGGGWQATVAYINLGCYYIFGLPLGYVLCHVANLGVTVEKATNRVRKWGGQDIKTANGAEST; via the exons ATGGAGGAGCCGCTGCTCGACACAGCCGCCGGCGGCACCACCGAGTATAGCAATAAGCAGCTTATGTACGAAGGTGAGAGCGAAGACTATGCGCCGGTGAGGAGCTTTGGTGAGTTGCGGCAAATGTTTTGGATAGAGACGGTGAAGCTGTGGCAAATAGGCGGTTCGGCAGTTATCACTATCATGTGTATGTATGGGACTAACTCAGTCATCGTGCTCTTTGCCGGTCATCTCGGAACTATTGAGCTTTCCGCCATCTCCATTTCTCTTTCTGTCATTTCCACCTTCACTTATGGATTCATG CTTGGGATGGGGAGTGCTCTGGAAACCCTGTGTGGACAAGCATTTGGTGCTGGACAAGTTCACATGCTTGGTATCTACATGCAACGATCATGTATAATTCTATTCGTAACCTCCTTCTTACTGTTGCCGATTTACATCTTTGCCACACCGGTTCTAAAGTGGTTAGGCCAAGAAGACGACATAGCAAATGAAGCCGGAAAATTCACACTCCAAATCATCCCTCAATTGTTCTCACTTGCCATAAATTTCCCAGCTCAAAAGTTCCTCCAGGCTCAGAGGAAGGTGAAGGTGCTGGCATGGATTGCAGTGTTGGCCCTGCTCATACACATTGGAATGCTAGCGCTCTTCATATATGTGTTTGATTGGGGCACATCGGGGGCAGCTGTGTCATTTAACATCACAAGATGGGGGATTTCAATTGCTCAAGTTGTCTATATTATGGGTTGGTGTAAGGAGGGTTGGACTGGATTTTCATGGCTGGCATTCAATGAGATTTGGGCATTTGTGAGACTTTCTCTTGCCTCTGCAGTCATGCTCTGCCTGGAAATTTGGTACATGATGAGTATACTCCTTCTCACAGGTGGTCTTTCTGATGCAGTTATAGCCGTTGATTCTCTTTCTATTTG CATGAACATCAACGGGTGGGAAACAATGTTGTTCGTTGGAATAAATGCTGCAATAAG TGTTCGTGTCTCCAATGAGCTTGGATTAAGACGTCCTAGAACAGTCAAATACGCCGTTTATGTGACGGTATCTCAATCTCTCTTGCTTGGGCTTCTTTTCatgattattattttaataaccAAAGACGATTTTGCCGTAATTTTCACAAGTGACAAGGAGCTGCAACAAGCGGTCGCTAAGCTTGCATACCTTCTTGGTATAACTATGGTGCTCAATAGTGTCCAACCAGTAATATCAG GTGTTGCAATTGGAGGTGGATGGCAGGCAACGGTtgcttatataaacttgggttGTTACTACATTTTTGGACTTCCTCTTGGATACGTTCTTTGCCATGTTGCAAATTTAGGAGTCACG GTGGAGAAAGCAACAAATCGTGTCCGGAAGTGGGGAGGGCAGGACATCAAAACTGCCAACGGAGCTGAAAGTACTTGA
- the LOC126616489 gene encoding protein DETOXIFICATION 35-like isoform X3, which produces MEEPLLDTAAGGTTEYSNKQLMYEGESEDYAPVRSFGELRQMFWIETVKLWQIGGSAVITIMCMYGTNSVIVLFAGHLGTIELSAISISLSVISTFTYGFMLGMGSALETLCGQAFGAGQVHMLGIYMQRSCIILFVTAFLLLPTYIFATPILKWLGQEDDIANEAGKFTLQIIPQLFSLAINFPAQKFLQAQRKVKVLAWIAVLALLIHIGMLALFMYVFDWGTMGAAVSFNLTRWGISIAQAVYIMGSCKEGWTGFSWLAFNEIWAFVRLSLASAVMLCLEIWYMMSILILTGGLSDAVIAVGSLSICMNINGWETMLFVGINAAISVRVSNELGLRRPRTVKYAVYVTVSQSLLLGLLFMIIILITKDDFAVIFTSDKELQQAVAKLAYLLGITMVLNSVQPVISGVAIGGGWQATVAYINLGCYYIFGLPLGYVLCHVANLGVTVEKATNRVRKWGGQDIKTANGAEST; this is translated from the exons ATGGAGGAGCCGCTGCTCGACACAGCCGCCGGCGGCACCACCGAGTATAGCAATAAGCAGCTTATGTACGAAGGTGAGAGCGAAGACTATGCGCCGGTGAGGAGCTTTGGTGAGTTGCGGCAAATGTTTTGGATAGAGACGGTGAAGCTGTGGCAAATAGGCGGTTCGGCAGTTATCACTATCATGTGTATGTATGGGACTAACTCAGTCATCGTGCTCTTTGCCGGTCATCTCGGAACTATTGAGCTTTCCGCCATCTCCATTTCTCTTTCTGTCATTTCCACCTTCACTTATGGATTCATG CTTGGGATGGGGAGTGCTCTGGAGACCCTGTGTGGACAAGCATTTGGTGCTGGACAAGTTCACATGCTTGGGATCTACATGCAACGATCATGTATAATTCTATTCGTAACCGCCTTCTTACTCTTGCCGACTTACATCTTCGCCACACCAATTCTAAAGTGGCTAGGCCAAGAAGACGACATAGCGAATGAAGCCGGAAAATTCACACTCCAAATAATCCCTCAATTGTTCTCACTTGCCATAAATTTCCCAGCTCAAAAGTTCCTCCAGGCTCAGAGGAAGGTGAAGGTGCTGGCATGGATTGCAGTGTTGGCCCTGCTCATACACATTGGAATGCTAGCGCTCTTCATGTATGTGTTTGATTGGGGCACAATGGGGGCAGCTGTGTCATTTAACCTCACAAGATGGGGGATTTCAATTGCACAAGCCGTGTATATTATGGGTTCGTGCAAGGAGGGTTGGACTGGATTTTCATGGCTGGCATTCAATGAGATTTGGGCATTTGTGAGACTTTCTCTTGCCTCTGCAGTCATGCTCTGCCTGGAAATTTGGTACATGATGAGTATACTCATTCTCACGGGCGGTCTTTCTGATGCAGTTATAGCCGTTGGTTCTCTTTCAATTTG CATGAACATCAACGGGTGGGAAACAATGTTGTTCGTTGGAATAAATGCTGCAATAAG TGTTCGTGTCTCCAATGAGCTTGGATTAAGACGTCCTAGAACAGTCAAATACGCCGTTTATGTGACGGTATCTCAATCTCTCTTGCTTGGGCTTCTTTTCatgattattattttaataaccAAAGACGATTTTGCCGTAATTTTCACAAGTGACAAGGAGCTGCAACAAGCGGTCGCTAAGCTTGCATACCTTCTTGGTATAACTATGGTGCTCAATAGTGTCCAACCAGTAATATCAG GTGTTGCAATTGGAGGTGGATGGCAGGCAACGGTtgcttatataaacttgggttGTTACTACATTTTTGGACTTCCTCTTGGATACGTTCTTTGCCATGTTGCAAATTTAGGAGTCACG GTGGAGAAAGCAACAAATCGTGTCCGGAAGTGGGGAGGGCAGGACATCAAAACTGCCAACGGAGCTGAAAGTACTTGA
- the LOC126616489 gene encoding protein DETOXIFICATION 35-like isoform X1, with protein MEEPLLDTAAGGTTEYSNKQLMYEGESEDYAPVRSFGELRQMFWIETVKLWQIGGSAVITIMCMYGTNSVIVLFAGHLGTIELSAISISLSVISTFTYGFMLGMGSALETLCGQAFGAGQVHMLGIYMQRSCIILFVTSFLLLPIYIFATPVLKWLGQEDDIANEAGKFTLQIIPQLFSLAINFPAQKFLQAQRKVKVLAWIAVLALLIHIGMLALFIYVFDWGTSGAAVSFNITRWGISIAQVVYIMGWCKEGWTGFSWLAFNEIWAFVRLSLASAVMLCLEIWYMMSILLLTGGLSDAVIAVDSLSICMNINGWEGMLFIGLNAAISVRVSNELGLRRPRAAKYAVYVTVSQSLLIGLLFMVIILITKDYFAVIFTSDKVLQQAVAKLAYLLGITMVLNSVQPVISGVAIGGGWQAMVAYINLGCYYIFGLPLGYVLCHVANLGVAGLWEGMICGTALQTIILLIILYKTNWNKEVEQATNRVQKWGGQDIKNANGA; from the exons ATGGAGGAGCCGCTGCTCGACACAGCCGCCGGCGGCACCACCGAGTATAGCAATAAGCAGCTTATGTACGAAGGTGAGAGCGAAGACTATGCGCCGGTGAGGAGCTTTGGTGAGTTGCGGCAAATGTTTTGGATAGAGACGGTGAAGCTGTGGCAAATAGGCGGTTCGGCAGTTATCACTATCATGTGTATGTATGGGACTAACTCAGTCATCGTGCTCTTTGCCGGTCATCTCGGAACTATTGAGCTTTCCGCCATCTCCATTTCTCTTTCTGTCATTTCCACCTTCACTTATGGATTCATG CTTGGGATGGGGAGTGCTCTGGAAACCCTGTGTGGACAAGCATTTGGTGCTGGACAAGTTCACATGCTTGGTATCTACATGCAACGATCATGTATAATTCTATTCGTAACCTCCTTCTTACTGTTGCCGATTTACATCTTTGCCACACCGGTTCTAAAGTGGTTAGGCCAAGAAGACGACATAGCAAATGAAGCCGGAAAATTCACACTCCAAATCATCCCTCAATTGTTCTCACTTGCCATAAATTTCCCAGCTCAAAAGTTCCTCCAGGCTCAGAGGAAGGTGAAGGTGCTGGCATGGATTGCAGTGTTGGCCCTGCTCATACACATTGGAATGCTAGCGCTCTTCATATATGTGTTTGATTGGGGCACATCGGGGGCAGCTGTGTCATTTAACATCACAAGATGGGGGATTTCAATTGCTCAAGTTGTCTATATTATGGGTTGGTGTAAGGAGGGTTGGACTGGATTTTCATGGCTGGCATTCAATGAGATTTGGGCATTTGTGAGACTTTCTCTTGCCTCTGCAGTCATGCTCTGCCTGGAAATTTGGTACATGATGAGTATACTCCTTCTCACAGGTGGTCTTTCTGATGCAGTTATAGCCGTTGATTCTCTTTCTATTTG CATGAACATCAACGGGTGGGAAGGAATGTTGTTTATTGGACTAAACGCCGCAATAAG TGTTCGCGTCTCCAATGAACTTGGGTTAAGACGTCCCAGAGCAGCCAAATACGCCGTTTATGTGACAGTATCTCAGTCTCTCTTAATTGGGCTTCTTTTCATGGTTATAATTTTAATAACCAAAGATTATTTTGCCGTAATTTTCACAAGTGACAAAGTGTTGCAACAAGCAGTCGCTAAGCTTGCATACCTCCTTGGTATAACTATGGTGCTCAATAGTGTTCAACCAGTAATATCAG GTGTTGCAATTGGTGGTGGATGGCAGGCAATGGTagcttatataaacttgggttGTTACTACATCTTTGGACTTCCTCTTGGATACGTTCTTTGCCATGTTGCAAATTTAGGAGTCGCG GGACTTTGGGAGGGCATGATATGTGGAACTGCTCTCCAAACCATCATTCTGCTAATTATACTTTACAAAACAAACTGGAACAAAGAG GTGGAGCAAGCAACGAATCGTGTCCAGAAGTGGGGAGGGCAAGACATCAAAAATGCCAACGGAGCTTAA